A single genomic interval of Spinacia oleracea cultivar Varoflay chromosome 6, BTI_SOV_V1, whole genome shotgun sequence harbors:
- the LOC110794749 gene encoding NADPH-dependent aldo-keto reductase, chloroplastic, protein MTPSLIESDSILLVQIEMEEELQLVELNNGVKIPSVGLGTYEAPPHIVAAAIKIGVVLKELFEDGTIKREDLFITSKLWNFDHEAEDVPKALETTLSDLQLDYLDLYLIHFPVKEKKGFRYNNPERFIPTDIPSTWKAMEALYDSGKVRAIGVSNFSTKKLDELLQVARVPPAVNQVECHPMWQQEKLHHFCRSKNIHLSGYSPLGSTIPEGDRNKSLLANPILNKLADELGKSAAQVALRWGLQMGHSVLPKTSNESRLKENMDVFSWSIPDNLLCKFSEIKQEKFEKAVYLVHEASAGYKTLEELWDEQV, encoded by the exons ATGACACCCAGCCTCATTGAGTCGGACTCCATTTTATTGGTGCAGATTGAAATGGAGGAAGAACTGCAACTGGTTGAGTTAAACAATGGAGTCAAAATTCCATCCGTTGGTCTCGGCACATACGAAGCCCCTCCACATATTGTTGCTGCTGCCATTAAG ATTGGAGTTGTTTTGAAGGAGCTGTTTGAAGATGGCACTATCAAGCGAGAAGACTTGTTTATTACCTCCAAACTCTG GAACTTTGATCATGAGGCAGAAGATGTGCCAAAGGCACTAGAAACAACTTTGAGTGACCTTCAACTTGACTACTTGGATCTATACCTT ATCCACTTTCCAGTAAAGGAGAAAAAGGGATTCCGTTACAACAATCCAGAAAGATTCATTCCAACAGACATACCTAGCACATGGAAAGCAATGGAGGCGTTGTATGATTCAGGTAAGGTCCGAGCCATTGGAGTTAGCAATTTCTCTACAAAGAAACTAGACGAGCTTCTCCAAGTTGCGCGTGTTCCTCCTGCTGTAAACCAAGTTGAATGTCACCCTATGTGGCAACAGGAGAAGCTGCATCATTTTTGTAGATCAAAAAACATACATCTATCT GGTTATTCACCATTGGGGTCTACAATTCCTGAAGGAGACAGGAATAAAAGCCTTCTTGCCAATCCTATTCTCAATAAGCTTGCAGACGAACTAGGCAAATCTGCGGCCCAGGTAGCTCTTCGTTGGGGACTTCAGATGGGGCATAGTGTATTGCCTAAAACCTCCAACGAATCGAGGTTGAAGGAAAATATGGATGTTTTTAGTTGGTCTATACCAGATAACTTGCTCTGTAAATTTTCTGAAATTAAGCAG